The genomic region ATGGCCCATCAATTCCGCTGTCGTTGCCAAGTCCACGCCGTGCAGGATGGCGTTCGTTCCGAACGTGTGGCGGGCGAGATAGATACAGAGGTCTTTCGCGAGTTTGTGTTTTTTCTTCAACCTAGCGACTGTCATCCGGACCGCGTTACACGTCCACGGCTTTCTTTTTTTATTCAGAAAGACGTACTCGGATGTGGCCCGACAGCGAAGGAACCGAAACAGCCGGCACATGGCCGTATTCAATTGGATGACTCTTGGTTTCTTCGTATGGCGGACGGTTTTATGCACGGGAAGAACCAACCGATCAGCTTTCACTTCGCTCCACTTCAATCTGCGAAGCTCGGAAGGGCGGGCGCCGGTATTCCACAAACTGAACAGCAGAATCCGGAACGGCCCACGTCTGGTAAGCATCGTCCGATATTCTTGCTCCGTCATCGCACGTTGTCTCGGGGCCGGCTTAAATCGCTTCAATCCCTTCAATGGATTTTCGGCAAGCAAATCTTCTTCAACTGCCCAACTGAAAGCCCGAAAGACCGACCGGCGTGCGTTGTATTCGCTCGTGTCATTCCATTCATGCAAATCAACCCATTTCGTCACGTTATTTTTAGTGAGCCGCGCGACTGGCTTTCGGCCGTACTTCTTTCGGAAACCTCCCACGTAGAAACGGTGATTCCGGTAGGTATCCGGAGCATGATGCCTCTTGGACCACCGCAGGAACGCCCTGCAAATCGAACCGACCGAGGAATCATCCGTGAAGGATTCCTCGTCCAGTGCCATGAGCTGATGAAACCGCTGGCGGGCTTGCTTGAGATTCTCTTTCCCCTGAGCAAGTTTCCGCTTCTTTCCGTGAAACGTACACATCCACCAGCCGGTCTGGCTGCGGAACCAACGTTTACTGGGCCGTGGCATAGATACCTCCAATTCAGTGAGTGAACTACCCACGCTGAAAAGGAAGTCAGCACGCAGACCCGCCTGTTTGCCCAGGCGGGTCTTGCTGTTTGGTGCACGAGTTTAGTGCACCGCCGTATTTATTATCGCCACAAGTCCTTTTGTGGCAAGGTATCCCCGACAAGATTCGAACTTGTAACCTTCGGCTTCGGAGGCCGACGCTCTATCCAGTTGAGCTACGAGGACATGCTCATCACGTCTGCAAATAAACTGTCGTGATATCGCAACAAAGAAGTTCCATTCTACAGCATTGAGCAACAGTTTCTAGTTGCCTTGCAGGTGATGCTTGGCATCCTGGAAAAAGTTACAATGCCGCCAGAATTTCACGTCACTCCACCGGAGCCACCCGCCATGCCCATTGCGATTTTGGCCACTGTCGGCATCTGCATTTTTTCCGCCACGGCCGACTATTTATTGAAGCGCGCCAGTTTATTGGAATCGCCGGTCTCGAGCCCGCTTTTTTACCTAGGGATGGTGATGTACGCTTCGACATCGTTCGCTTGGGTTTACGTAATGCGGCACATGCAGTTTGCCACGTTGGGTGTTGTGTACGCGGCCACCATGGTAATTCTGTTGGCCGGCATAGGCGTGTTTGCCTTGCATGAGACGTTGCGCTGGCAAGAATCGCTGGGAATTGTGCTCGCCATCGCCTCGATTATTTTGCTGTCGCGATTTACGGGATGAACCTCTCCTTTTAACAGCTTGAGCCATCTGGCAGAGTTCCTCAACGGTTCATCGCCTCGACCGCCAGCGCCACAGCTTCGCCGCCGCCCAGGCAGAGTGCAGCAATGCCGCGTCTTTTGCCGGTGCGCTGTAACGCCGTAAGCAACGTCACCAAAATTCGGGCTCCGCTGGCACCAATGGGGTGACCTAACGCGATCGCTCCGCCATAAATATTGAGTTTATCGCCGGGAATGTTCAATTCTTTAGCGGCGGCCATGGCCACGGCGGCAAACGCCTCGTTAATTTCAAACAGGTCGACGTCAGGCACAGTCCAATTCAGCTGTGCGAGCAACTTTTGAATCGCCCCAATCGGCGCCGTAGTAAACCATTCCGGTTCCTGGCTGAACGTCGCTGAGCCGACAATTCTAGCCAGCGGACTGCAACTAAAAGATTTACACGCGCTAACAGACGCCAACACTAGCGCCGCGGCGCCATCATTGATGCTGGAGGAGTTTGCCGCAGTAATCGTTCCGTGCGGATCAAAGGCTGGTTTCAGGGCACGTAATTTTACTTCATCAAGGCGCGCGGGCTCCTCGTCTTGGGTAACTAACGTGGCGCCTTTCTTGGCAACCACCGGGACTGGAATAATTTCATCGTCGAATACACCTTCAGAAATTGCCCGCTGCGCACGGCGATAGCTACGAATCGCAAAATCGTCTTGCTCTTGCCGTGTGAAATGGAACTTCGCCGCACATTGATCACCATAAATGCCCATCAATTTGTCGCTGTAAGCGTCGCGCAAGCCGTCGTGCAGCATCGAATCGATCAATACCCCATTTCCAAGTCGATAACCTGCTCGGGCATGGGTCAACAAATAAGGGGCCAAGCTCATACTTTCCATGCCGCCAGCGACAATAAATTGCGATTCCCCCAATTGAATGGCCTGAGCTCCCAGCATCGCCGCCTTCAAGCCAGAACCGCAAACCTTGTTGATCGTGGTAGCGCCCACGGTCGGGGACAATCCTGCCTTAAGTGACGCCTGCCGCGCCGGATTCTGCCCTATACCGGCACTAACCACATTCCCCATAATGACTTCATCTACCTTGTGGGGCGATACAGAAGCACGTTGTAGTGCCGCTTCGATACAGATTGCACCTAATTGCGGCGCCGGTACCGTCGACAGCACACCACTTAATGCTCCAAGGGGAGTTCGCGCCCGTCCGACAATGAAAACATCGTTCGTCATATAATTTCAGGAAAAATTAAGTGTTATACAATTGTATTCGTTTGATTTTAGCAGCCTAGTGGCGCGTAATTTGCTACTGCTTTTTGCGGTGTCGGCGCGCAATCATTGAATTCGACGGGTCACCATGCACATCGAAGATTACGCTTTGATTGGCGATTGTCACACTGCTGCATTGGTCGGACGCGACGGCTCGATCGATTGGCTCTGCTTACCACGCTTCGATGCAGGTGCTTGTTTTGCGGCGCTATTGGGTACGCCCGAAAATGGTTGTTGGAAAATGGCGCCAGTCGCGAATGTCCGCAGCACCCGGCGACGGTATCGGCCCGGAACCTTGATCTTAGAGACCGACTTCGAAACTGACGAGGGCGCCGCCACGATCATCGACTTCATGCCGCCGCGAGCGCGTGAACCGAACCTAGTGCGGATTGTTCAGGGTCGTCGCGGCCGGATTGCCATGCGCACCGAATTGACCATCCGCTTCGATTACGGCTCCATTGTGCCTTGGGTTCGTCGCACGCCGACCGGCATTGAAGCCATCGCCGGGCCAGATTCAATTTACATCGACACCGATGTGGAATTACGCGGCGAGAATCTCCACACGGTCGGAGAATTCACCGTGCAGGAAGGTCAGCAGCAATGCTTCGTGTTGCTATGGCACCCTTCTAATGAAAAACGATCTCAACCTCGTGACGCCAAATGTTGCTGCGACGATACGCAAAAGTGGTGGGAAGATTGGACAGCGAATTTTAATTACAGCGGTCCGCATCAGGACCTGGTGCTGCGTTCGCTGATTACTTTAAAAGCCCTTACCTATGCGCCCACGGGCGGCATCGTCGCCGCGCCTACTACTTCGCTGCCGGAATTCATTGGCGGCGTTAGAAATTGGGATTACCGCTTTTGTTGGCTACGAGATGCCACGTTCACATTGTACGCGTTCATGCAGGCTGGCTACACAGAGGAAGCGGCAGACTGGTGTAATTGGCTTTTACGCGCCGTCGCCGGTAGTCCTGCGCAGATGAATATTATGTATGGACTGGCAGGTGAGCGGCGGCTTACAGAAATCGAACTAAAATGGTTGCCCGGCTACGAACAATCGGCCCCCGTGCGGATTGGCAATGCCGCTTGGAACCAATTTCAGTTGGACGTTTTTGGTGAAATTTGCGATGTGCTGCATGTTGCCCGGCGAACGGGAATCAAACAAGAAAAAAACGTTTGGGCCGTGCAGCGCGAACTCGGCGAATATCTCGAAACCCATTGGCATGACCCCGACGAAGGGATCTGGGAAGTACGCGGACCCCGGCAGCATTTCGTGCATTCCAAAGTCATGGCCTGGGTTGCTTTTGACCGCTTGGTGAAGGCGGTTGAACGTTACCACACGGAAGGCCCGGTAGATAAATGGCGGCAAATTCGCGATGAAATTCACCATGAAGTTTGCCGCCACGGCTTTAATCCTGAGCGAAACAGTTTTGTCCAGGCCTACGGCAACTCCGAATTAGATGCCAGTCTTTTGATGATGCCGCTGGTTGGGTTTTTGCCGCCGACCGATTCGCGAGTGCAGAGCACCATTGCGGCCATTCAGCGGGAATTGACAACCGACGGCTTTGTCGCCAGGTATCGACGCAACTCCACGCTGGGAAAACTGCCGCCCGGACAGGGAGTATTTCTGCCTTGCAGTTTCTGGTTGGTCGATGCTCTCAATGCTATGGAGCGGCGCGACGAGGCGATCGCACTGTTTGAACGACTGGCAAAATTAACCAACGACGTGGGCTTAATATCGGAAGAATTTGATCCCGCGGCAAAACGCTTTTTGGGCAATTTTCCGCAAGCTTTTACGCATGTCGCCTTGGCGAATTCCGCGTTTAACTTATGGAAGCCAAGCGGACCTGCAAAACACCGGCAGGAAGCGTAGTTGCTCCCCAGATCGCAAGCCGACACGGTCGCGCGCTCTCTAATTGGGCAATTCGACCTCAACCACATCGACTAGCTTGCTGCGTTTTTCGACAGGCAGCGTTACCGACAACTTATCGTCGGCGTAATCGTACTCTAGCGCACTACCATCGCCCATGAGCTTAACCGCGGTTGGGTGCGGAGCGCCTTTCAGCTCCAATACCACGGTTCCTGGCAGCAGCATATCTGAGTCATACTGTTTGTCGCCGCGGAATTTGGGAATCGCAAACAGATAGCGCACATTCTGTCGGGCGGTGGCGGGGACTGAAGCAGTTTCGCCACTTGGCAACGGTGTGGACTCTTTCACCGAGGGACCATTTTTCGCCATCCAATCGCCTACCACAGCCATGTTTTTGTAAATGTCGTCCACGAAAATTCCGTCTTTTGTCGGGCCGACGCCGAGCAAATAGTTGATGCCTAACGACCGGCACTTCGCCAATTGTCCCAAATGATACGCATTGGAGCGGAAGGGAACTTCCTGGTGTGACCAACTGGTGGTCCAGGTGTCACATAACTCCGCCCAACCGGCGACTGGCTTATCGGTACCTAATTTGCGTTCGTACGTGACAAAATCGCCATGCCCATGTAAGCGGGGGTTAATCACAATCTGTGGCTGTAATTCTCGAATGCGGTCAATGCTAATTACTTTGTCGGCGTTGGGAATGTTCGGCTTGCCGTCAAACCAAATTAAATCGATGCGCCCGTAGTTTGTCAGCAATTCTTCGATTTGTCCGCGGACCAATTCAGCAAACTTTTTTTGGTGCTCGGCGATTTCCTCGGGCGATTTTTGCGTCGTGCGTGGCTTTAAATCTGGGCCGAGCGACGGCATCCAAGAGTTTTGGTTGGAGTGATACAAAAAGCTCATGTAATCGCGATCAAAGTGCCAATCAGGACCGGAAAAATATATGCCTACCTTCAACCCATTGCGGCGACACGCCTCCACATACTCTTTTACTAAATCGCGGCCCCCCATGTAATTTTTGGTGTTGAAGTCGCCGTAGGCACTGGGCCACAGCGCGAAACCTTCGTGATGCTTAGCCGTGAGCACGGCGTACTCAAAGCCGGCTGCCTTGGCTGCTTTCAGCCATTTGTCGGGATCATACTGCTGTGGATTGAAGTCCGGCGCTACCGACCAGTAATCGTCAGGAGTAAGCTTCGGCGGCTTGCCGGACAGATTGAAATCTGATTCGCGGACAATTCGTTCGCGTTCTGCCGGATCGGTCACCGGATGCTGAGCTAACGGTCTGCCGGGAATCATTGGCCAGGAAATGTTCATTGCCTTGACCGAAGCTAATCCCCAGTGAATGAACAACCCCAGCCCGGCCTTTGGATACCACTGCGCATCTGGGTTCGTAGTGTGCGGAAAGTTGTTAGATTTCGTTTCAGCCCCGATCGTGGCGTGTTCGGCTGCCACGTCGTCGGAATCGGTATCCTTTGCTGAAGCCCGTTTGCTTTTTGCGCTTGCGGATTCCTTTTTCGACGATTGTTTGGTCTGATCAGATTGCGGGGAACCGGTATCGTCCGCACCGATTGTAGTACCTATCTCGACAAAGAGTGTAACTGCAGCGACCACCATGAATAATCCGGACGTTAATCTTGAGGACATAAATAACGCTCTTCTAAAAATTGCTGAATCCCCCGAGCACACCGCAGACCCCAGCTGCAACTTGTTCATTGTTAATTGGATTGCTGACGATCACAAGTCATATAAAAGGATGAATTACATGCTTCGGACGGCCTATCGACTCGTGCAAAAAGCTTCAAATCAACCCCCAATTCCATGGAGAGCGACGTATTCGGCTTAAGAAAATGGCCGCGTCTGGTGCGGTATTACCCACCGCAAGTTTAGAGTCAGGCGCGAATCTCGCGCCGCTTGGCCAAGATTTCTTTCTCGGGCCGACCTGTTAGCTTGGCAACTTCGGCATCGCTGTAGTTACGCAGCAGACCGAGTTCAGTTTCCCCCCAAGCGCAGTGTGGATGATGCGACCTGCCATGTGCAGGAATATTCCGCTTGCGACGCTCCACATAAACCATGGCGCGGGAAACACCTAAACGCAGAGCAACTGCGCTATCGGTGTCAGCTCCCAGAAGGGCGATTTCTTTGCGGGTCCAGAAATGAGGCTTCGACATAGTGCCAGCTTGATGAGTTATTGTGCACTACAAACATAGCATTTTCTACGGCGAAGGTGTGCAGCATGCGGGTATTGCATCCAGCCTCACAATGGGCGGTACAGGACTCGCACAGACATCAGATTTTAAGGGGCAAAATGCAATTCGGAAAATGCGCGCTGCTAAAAGCGATGCTAATTTGGCTCGAATCATTGCCGCTTGGCCCAAGCTGCCCGAGCCGATCCGCAAAGCAATCTTGGCACTTATTGACGTGGCGGCATTGACGGTTTGATCGGCCGGGGTGGCGGGGCATGAATTGGTTGCGGCTTCGGTGTGGTTGTGCGGGCATTGGGTTTACTCCATTGCTATTGTATACCGCGCCTAGCATAGTGTAACCATGTACACTTAGCGGCTCTTAGCGGCTTAGCGGCCGTATTTGTCAAAACGGTGTTTTTGGTCTTGCCCGTCTTTCGCTGATTTTGCGATGATCTAGCGATATAGCCTTTCTGAATCAGGCGTGCCGATCCATTGCTGCCACAACTCGCGTCGATGAGTTGAAAACCATTGCCGATAAGGCCGAAGTCAAAATCCGTGCCGAACGTCGGGCCGGCGAACTGTTACAATCTCTCAAATTAACGACCGGTCGCCCCTCCAATGGGTGTTTACCCAATAATGGTGACTTAATGTCACCATTTTTATCTTCGGGAAAACTGGCTCAAATCGGCGTCTCAAAAATCATTGCCGCTTGGCCCAAGCTGCCCCGAGCCGATCCGATTGGCGATTTTTGGCATTGGTCGTCGCATTGTAGGCCATGCCACCATTACTAGGTGGTGTTTGGTTCCAAGCACGCTTCGCCTTCGTTCCCTGCCTTATTCACATAAACACTAACCCGCGTCATGGTCATTTCGCTGGCTGGGAATGGCTCATACAGATAGGTGAGTTTGTCTGGATCATTCATTGCCGGATCAAGCCAGGCATCGTAGTCGCCAGGCGATAAAATGACTGGCAACCTGTCGTGAATCGGGGCCATAAGGGTATTCGGCGTAGTCGTAAGAATCGCGCACGATTCCAACGATTCTCCCCACCGTTCCCAAATGCCGGCAAACGCGAACGGTTCGCCGCCCTTCACCTGGAACAGCCACGGCGAGTCGCCCTTAATTTTCTTGGGTATCTTTTTCCATTCGTAGAAGCCGTCTGCGAGTACTAAGCAGCGACGTTTTTTAATTGCACTGCGGAACATTGGTTTTGTGGCGATTGTTTCGCTTACCGCATTGATCGGGCAGAGTTTGGCGTCTTTGGCCCACGATGGCACGAAGCCCCATTGCACTGTCGACAGTTCGCGGCCGTTATTGCTCTGACGAATCACTGCAATTCGATTTGTTGGGCAGACATTGTACCGCTCGAATAGCTCAAATGGCTCGCTCCGAACCTCCGCAGCGAATTCCCGCAGAAGGTCGTTTAGTCGCTCTCTGAGTGTAAATCGGCCACACATGGCTTAGATCAATGGCGGGATTTCATTGGCATCTTCCAAAGCCGGCAACAACTTGTCTCCAGCCGGTGTCACCACCCATTCACCTGAATCGTAGTGAATCAGCCCAAGCGTTGCCAAATGTTCCAACGCTTCTGGCCGTACACCCTCTAGCACCGAGGGTTCGATCCCGACACCAACGAGAGCCTGACATAGTTCGTCGTGTGTAGGTTTCATATTCTCTGCCCGATCAAAACGGGCATCCTGTTGGACCGTGTCATAATTCGGTAGTAATGCGAAGCGGATTCCGTCAGCATGTAGGCGTGATTGTGAATTACAACACATTCTATCCCTTGCTTCACCTGATACCAAACGCCCAAATCTAACGCCATTGCTGCCACAATCATTGCTTTTTGCGGGCGCAAGCCCTGCCACTGCTCTAGCCACTCAATATGGCACCATCCCGGCTTGGGCAACGGACCGTCCCTGTTGCCCCATTCCAAGATTCGCAATTGGTGGTCGATATAGACCGGCAGCAATCTCTGCAAATCCGAGTGGAGAAATTGAATCTCGCAGGCCGCATGTACGCCCCGGCGCGCAATCCGATTCGTCAAGCGATACTGACGAATCACCGCTTCCGGTATTTCGTGAATCGGTACGGCAACGCCAAGACACATACGGCACCTAGAAACACGATTTTCCTTGTATATCGCACACTTCGTAATTATTGGCCGGATCGTTGTATAACTGCGTCAGAGGCAATGTCGCACCACTTCGCAATGCAAACCGTCCGATCCGCCCATTGATTTGCCGTTTGGCGTCAGCGACGGCCTGCTGTTGCGTTGTCGGCTGGTCGAATAGCCCACGCTGAAAACAGCGGCGGGTCGATAACCGATCGGCAATGACGTGCATATAAGCCAGAGTTTGGCCGTGCCAGATTTCCTTCCACATGCCGAGCGTGGCCGAGGCGATTTGCCCATAGTCCGCCGTGGCTGATGGCAGGCTGGCCCGACGCCCGGCGTCGCTGGCGTCTTTGAATTCGACCGCAAGAACTACTTGCTCTGTGTAAACCAAGTGATAATCAAGGGCTTCAATTAGTCGCTCTACGTTGCGAACTATCCATCCTTCACAGTAGCCCGCATCGTTGCTGGCTTTGCCGACACTCCCGCCACGGCTAAGAATCTTGTGCGGCAACCGGGTGGTGCTAATCGGCGTAACCGGTTGGCCGTTCAATTCCCACCACAAACTCTCGCCCGTCTTAGTGAGCAATTTACGAATCAAACGGCGGTCAGCATGTGCAAATTCGGCACACGTTGTGATACCGCAAAGAGCTAGCTTTCGGCTACTTCGCTTGGCAATACCTGTGATTTCATCTACCGGCCGATCATGTAACAAATCGGCAATCTGCTCGTCACTCGTTGCCGTCCAGCAGCCGAATGGCTTGGCATTGTCACTAGCCAGTTTGGCGAGTGAGCGCGTTTTAGACACTCCAATCGTGACCGGTAGGGCCGTTTCTTCCAGAATGCGCCGCTGTAATCGTCGTACATCGACGTCGGCGGCGTGGACATTCAAAATCTCTTTTTATGTAGACGGCGTGAGGGCAGAGCGGCAGTGCTTCCCAGATTGGCAATGCAACCGTGACGCCATAGGCTTTTAACTCATAGGACCGGGCAATCACGCAAGCGCCTTGATTCGATAGGACGCCCACGGGCTGGCCGATTAAATGGGGGCATCTGACCCGTTCGGCAGAGACGTAGAAACAATCGGCGTCTAAATGAGCAATCGTCATATAGTGTAGACATGTACACTATATGATTGGCTTTGTCAATTAGCCAAATCTGCATTCAAAACACCATGTCATGCGCCGAACTGACTCGGCAAGCGTGGGTGGGCAGGGGTATGACGGTGGTAAGCTTTATAAGCTGGCGACCGTGACTATTTTTGAAATCTGACCGGAAAACGGAATTTTGTTTGGCATTTTGTTGGATTTTTCCCACGTTACTTTATAAATGGACGCGTCGCGCACAGTGCCGACACGGATTATCAGTGTTTAGAAGTTAGGTTTTTGAATGGAATCTTTAGTCACGATTCGCGACGTGGCCGCAATGGCCAGTCTTTCGGAAAGAACAATTCACCGCATGATCGAAAACGGTGAAATCTGTCGGCCGATCTATTTCGGCCGTGCCGTTCGCTTTCAGCGTTCTGCCGTTGAACGATGGCTCAAAGCTCGCTGTGCTGGCTAGATGAGGGTTCTCGAAGCGGCTCTCAGTTACGCAGCCCGCGGTTGGCGTGTGCTACCGGTCCGTAATAAAATCCCTCTCACCGCGCATGGTGTGAAAGATGCAACAACCGACCAAGAAAAAATCAAAACTTGGTTCACACGT from Pirellulales bacterium harbors:
- a CDS encoding tyrosine-type recombinase/integrase → MGSSLTELEVSMPRPSKRWFRSQTGWWMCTFHGKKRKLAQGKENLKQARQRFHQLMALDEESFTDDSSVGSICRAFLRWSKRHHAPDTYRNHRFYVGGFRKKYGRKPVARLTKNNVTKWVDLHEWNDTSEYNARRSVFRAFSWAVEEDLLAENPLKGLKRFKPAPRQRAMTEQEYRTMLTRRGPFRILLFSLWNTGARPSELRRLKWSEVKADRLVLPVHKTVRHTKKPRVIQLNTAMCRLFRFLRCRATSEYVFLNKKRKPWTCNAVRMTVARLKKKHKLAKDLCIYLARHTFGTNAILHGVDLATTAELMGHSSLEMVQKVYCHLADQKTHLRNAVEKVTLSPTS
- a CDS encoding thiolase family protein, with product MTNDVFIVGRARTPLGALSGVLSTVPAPQLGAICIEAALQRASVSPHKVDEVIMGNVVSAGIGQNPARQASLKAGLSPTVGATTINKVCGSGLKAAMLGAQAIQLGESQFIVAGGMESMSLAPYLLTHARAGYRLGNGVLIDSMLHDGLRDAYSDKLMGIYGDQCAAKFHFTRQEQDDFAIRSYRRAQRAISEGVFDDEIIPVPVVAKKGATLVTQDEEPARLDEVKLRALKPAFDPHGTITAANSSSINDGAAALVLASVSACKSFSCSPLARIVGSATFSQEPEWFTTAPIGAIQKLLAQLNWTVPDVDLFEINEAFAAVAMAAAKELNIPGDKLNIYGGAIALGHPIGASGARILVTLLTALQRTGKRRGIAALCLGGGEAVALAVEAMNR
- a CDS encoding glycoside hydrolase family 15 protein, producing MHIEDYALIGDCHTAALVGRDGSIDWLCLPRFDAGACFAALLGTPENGCWKMAPVANVRSTRRRYRPGTLILETDFETDEGAATIIDFMPPRAREPNLVRIVQGRRGRIAMRTELTIRFDYGSIVPWVRRTPTGIEAIAGPDSIYIDTDVELRGENLHTVGEFTVQEGQQQCFVLLWHPSNEKRSQPRDAKCCCDDTQKWWEDWTANFNYSGPHQDLVLRSLITLKALTYAPTGGIVAAPTTSLPEFIGGVRNWDYRFCWLRDATFTLYAFMQAGYTEEAADWCNWLLRAVAGSPAQMNIMYGLAGERRLTEIELKWLPGYEQSAPVRIGNAAWNQFQLDVFGEICDVLHVARRTGIKQEKNVWAVQRELGEYLETHWHDPDEGIWEVRGPRQHFVHSKVMAWVAFDRLVKAVERYHTEGPVDKWRQIRDEIHHEVCRHGFNPERNSFVQAYGNSELDASLLMMPLVGFLPPTDSRVQSTIAAIQRELTTDGFVARYRRNSTLGKLPPGQGVFLPCSFWLVDALNAMERRDEAIALFERLAKLTNDVGLISEEFDPAAKRFLGNFPQAFTHVALANSAFNLWKPSGPAKHRQEA
- a CDS encoding alpha-L-fucosidase; this encodes MSSRLTSGLFMVVAAVTLFVEIGTTIGADDTGSPQSDQTKQSSKKESASAKSKRASAKDTDSDDVAAEHATIGAETKSNNFPHTTNPDAQWYPKAGLGLFIHWGLASVKAMNISWPMIPGRPLAQHPVTDPAERERIVRESDFNLSGKPPKLTPDDYWSVAPDFNPQQYDPDKWLKAAKAAGFEYAVLTAKHHEGFALWPSAYGDFNTKNYMGGRDLVKEYVEACRRNGLKVGIYFSGPDWHFDRDYMSFLYHSNQNSWMPSLGPDLKPRTTQKSPEEIAEHQKKFAELVRGQIEELLTNYGRIDLIWFDGKPNIPNADKVISIDRIRELQPQIVINPRLHGHGDFVTYERKLGTDKPVAGWAELCDTWTTSWSHQEVPFRSNAYHLGQLAKCRSLGINYLLGVGPTKDGIFVDDIYKNMAVVGDWMAKNGPSVKESTPLPSGETASVPATARQNVRYLFAIPKFRGDKQYDSDMLLPGTVVLELKGAPHPTAVKLMGDGSALEYDYADDKLSVTLPVEKRSKLVDVVEVELPN
- a CDS encoding SOS response-associated peptidase, which produces MCGRFTLRERLNDLLREFAAEVRSEPFELFERYNVCPTNRIAVIRQSNNGRELSTVQWGFVPSWAKDAKLCPINAVSETIATKPMFRSAIKKRRCLVLADGFYEWKKIPKKIKGDSPWLFQVKGGEPFAFAGIWERWGESLESCAILTTTPNTLMAPIHDRLPVILSPGDYDAWLDPAMNDPDKLTYLYEPFPASEMTMTRVSVYVNKAGNEGEACLEPNTT
- a CDS encoding nucleotidyltransferase; this encodes MNVHAADVDVRRLQRRILEETALPVTIGVSKTRSLAKLASDNAKPFGCWTATSDEQIADLLHDRPVDEITGIAKRSSRKLALCGITTCAEFAHADRRLIRKLLTKTGESLWWELNGQPVTPISTTRLPHKILSRGGSVGKASNDAGYCEGWIVRNVERLIEALDYHLVYTEQVVLAVEFKDASDAGRRASLPSATADYGQIASATLGMWKEIWHGQTLAYMHVIADRLSTRRCFQRGLFDQPTTQQQAVADAKRQINGRIGRFALRSGATLPLTQLYNDPANNYEVCDIQGKSCF